The proteins below are encoded in one region of Doryrhamphus excisus isolate RoL2022-K1 chromosome 4, RoL_Dexc_1.0, whole genome shotgun sequence:
- the prdm12b gene encoding PR domain zinc finger protein 12b isoform X4 has product MGSVLLGSPGPGPAKAPCARPHLADIITSDVVHSFLYGRWRRVHGEHQQLTHEDRAAAGTSPKTAFTAEVLAQSFSGEVHKLSSLVLPSEVIIAQSSVPGEGLGIFSKTWIKAGTEMGPFTGRLVSPDHVDVYKNNSLMWEVFDEDGGVRFFVDASQEEHRSWMTYIKCARNEHEQNLEVVQMGSAIFYKAVETIPPDQELLVWYGNSHNTFLGIPGIPGGDEEQGKKSKNDDFHPCEGSASSSATSSAAAAGPGRMRCVICHRGFNSRSNLRSHMRIHTLDKPFVCRFCNRRFSQSSTLRNHVRLHTGERPYKCHVCQSAYSQLAGLRAHQKSARHRPAAVASDRSPPPPPPHPPQLVAVSHPASLVHHIPAMVL; this is encoded by the exons atgGGTTCGGTCCTCCTGGGTTCTCCCGGTCCGGGCCCGGCCAAGGCTCCGTGCGCGAGGCCTCACCTGGCGGACATCATCACCTCCGACGTCGTGCACAGCTTCCTGTACGGACGCTGGAGGCGCGTGCACGGCGAGCACCAGCAGCTCACGCACGAGGACCGCGCCGCCGCCGGCACGAGCCCCAAGACGGCTTTCACCGCCGAGGTCCTGGCCCAGTCCTTCTCCGGAG aaGTCCACAAGCTGTCCAGTCTGGTTCTTCCCAGCGAGGTGATCATCGCTCAAAGCTCCGTTCCAG GGGAAGGTCTAGGGATCTTCTCCAAGACCTGGATCAAGGCGGGAACCGAGATGGGTCCTTTCACGGGCCGCCTGGTGTCTCCCGACCACGTGGACGTGTACAAGAACAACAGCCTCATGTGGGAG GTGTTCGACGAGGACGGCGGGGTGCGGTTCTTCGTGGACGCCAGCCAGGAGGAGCACCGCAGCTGGATGACGTACATCAAGTGCGCGCGCAACGAGCACGAGCAGAACCTGGAGGTGGTCCAGATGGGCAGCGCCATCTTCTACAAGGCCGTGGAG ACCATCCCCCCGGACCAGGAGCTGCTGGTCTGGTACGGGAACTCCCACAACACCTTCCTGGGGATCCCCGGCATCCCGGGAGGAGACGAGGAGCAGGGAAAGAAGAGCAAGAACG ACGACTTCCACCCCTGCGAAGGCTCCGCCTCTTCCTCCGCGACGTcgtcggcggcggcggcgggcccGGGGCGCATGCGCTGCGTCATCTGCCACCGCGGGTTCAACTCCCGCAGCAACCTGCGCTCGCACATGCGCATCCACACGCTGGACAAGCCCTTCGTGTGCCGCTTCTGCAACCGCCGCTTCAGCCAGTCGTCCACGCTGCGTAACCACGTGCGCCTGCACACGGGCGAGCGCCCGTACAAGTGCCACGTGTGCCAGTCGGCCTACTCGCAGCTGGCGGGCCTGCGGGCCCACCAGAAGAGCGCCAGGCACCGGCCCGCCGCCGTGGCCTCC GAccgctccccccctcccccgcctccTCACCCGCCCCAGCTGGTGGCCGTGTCCCATCCCGCCTCGCTGGTGCACCACATCCCCGCCATGGTGCTGTGA
- the prdm12b gene encoding PR domain zinc finger protein 12b isoform X2 translates to MGSVLLGSPGPGPAKAPCARPHLADIITSDVVHSFLYGRWRRVHGEHQQLTHEDRAAAGTSPKTAFTAEVLAQSFSGEVHKLSSLVLPSEVIIAQSSVPGEGLGIFSKTWIKAGTEMGPFTGRLVSPDHVDVYKNNSLMWEVFDEDGGVRFFVDASQEEHRSWMTYIKCARNEHEQNLEVVQMGSAIFYKAVETIPPDQELLVWYGNSHNTFLGIPGIPGGDEEQGKKSKNDDFHPCEGSASSSATSSAAAAGPGRMRCVICHRGFNSRSNLRSHMRIHTLDKPFVCRFCNRRFSQSSTLRNHVRLHTGERPYKCHVCQSAYSQLAGLRAHQKSARHRPAAVASARALVDRSPPPPPPHPPQLVAVSHPASLVHHIPAMVL, encoded by the exons atgGGTTCGGTCCTCCTGGGTTCTCCCGGTCCGGGCCCGGCCAAGGCTCCGTGCGCGAGGCCTCACCTGGCGGACATCATCACCTCCGACGTCGTGCACAGCTTCCTGTACGGACGCTGGAGGCGCGTGCACGGCGAGCACCAGCAGCTCACGCACGAGGACCGCGCCGCCGCCGGCACGAGCCCCAAGACGGCTTTCACCGCCGAGGTCCTGGCCCAGTCCTTCTCCGGAG aaGTCCACAAGCTGTCCAGTCTGGTTCTTCCCAGCGAGGTGATCATCGCTCAAAGCTCCGTTCCAG GGGAAGGTCTAGGGATCTTCTCCAAGACCTGGATCAAGGCGGGAACCGAGATGGGTCCTTTCACGGGCCGCCTGGTGTCTCCCGACCACGTGGACGTGTACAAGAACAACAGCCTCATGTGGGAG GTGTTCGACGAGGACGGCGGGGTGCGGTTCTTCGTGGACGCCAGCCAGGAGGAGCACCGCAGCTGGATGACGTACATCAAGTGCGCGCGCAACGAGCACGAGCAGAACCTGGAGGTGGTCCAGATGGGCAGCGCCATCTTCTACAAGGCCGTGGAG ACCATCCCCCCGGACCAGGAGCTGCTGGTCTGGTACGGGAACTCCCACAACACCTTCCTGGGGATCCCCGGCATCCCGGGAGGAGACGAGGAGCAGGGAAAGAAGAGCAAGAACG ACGACTTCCACCCCTGCGAAGGCTCCGCCTCTTCCTCCGCGACGTcgtcggcggcggcggcgggcccGGGGCGCATGCGCTGCGTCATCTGCCACCGCGGGTTCAACTCCCGCAGCAACCTGCGCTCGCACATGCGCATCCACACGCTGGACAAGCCCTTCGTGTGCCGCTTCTGCAACCGCCGCTTCAGCCAGTCGTCCACGCTGCGTAACCACGTGCGCCTGCACACGGGCGAGCGCCCGTACAAGTGCCACGTGTGCCAGTCGGCCTACTCGCAGCTGGCGGGCCTGCGGGCCCACCAGAAGAGCGCCAGGCACCGGCCCGCCGCCGTGGCCTCCGCCAGGgcgctggtg GAccgctccccccctcccccgcctccTCACCCGCCCCAGCTGGTGGCCGTGTCCCATCCCGCCTCGCTGGTGCACCACATCCCCGCCATGGTGCTGTGA
- the prdm12b gene encoding PR domain zinc finger protein 12b isoform X1, translated as MGSVLLGSPGPGPAKAPCARPHLADIITSDVVHSFLYGRWRRVHGEHQQLTHEDRAAAGTSPKTAFTAEVLAQSFSGEVHKLSSLVLPSEVIIAQSSVPGEGLGIFSKTWIKAGTEMGPFTGRLVSPDHVDVYKNNSLMWEVFDEDGGVRFFVDASQEEHRSWMTYIKCARNEHEQNLEVVQMGSAIFYKAVETIPPDQELLVWYGNSHNTFLGIPGIPGGDEEQGKKSKNDDFHPCEGSASSSATSSAAAAGPGRMRCVICHRGFNSRSNLRSHMRIHTLDKPFVCRFCNRRFSQSSTLRNHVRLHTGERPYKCHVCQSAYSQLAGLRAHQKSARHRPAAVASARALVVVGGACGVHEDRSPPPPPPHPPQLVAVSHPASLVHHIPAMVL; from the exons atgGGTTCGGTCCTCCTGGGTTCTCCCGGTCCGGGCCCGGCCAAGGCTCCGTGCGCGAGGCCTCACCTGGCGGACATCATCACCTCCGACGTCGTGCACAGCTTCCTGTACGGACGCTGGAGGCGCGTGCACGGCGAGCACCAGCAGCTCACGCACGAGGACCGCGCCGCCGCCGGCACGAGCCCCAAGACGGCTTTCACCGCCGAGGTCCTGGCCCAGTCCTTCTCCGGAG aaGTCCACAAGCTGTCCAGTCTGGTTCTTCCCAGCGAGGTGATCATCGCTCAAAGCTCCGTTCCAG GGGAAGGTCTAGGGATCTTCTCCAAGACCTGGATCAAGGCGGGAACCGAGATGGGTCCTTTCACGGGCCGCCTGGTGTCTCCCGACCACGTGGACGTGTACAAGAACAACAGCCTCATGTGGGAG GTGTTCGACGAGGACGGCGGGGTGCGGTTCTTCGTGGACGCCAGCCAGGAGGAGCACCGCAGCTGGATGACGTACATCAAGTGCGCGCGCAACGAGCACGAGCAGAACCTGGAGGTGGTCCAGATGGGCAGCGCCATCTTCTACAAGGCCGTGGAG ACCATCCCCCCGGACCAGGAGCTGCTGGTCTGGTACGGGAACTCCCACAACACCTTCCTGGGGATCCCCGGCATCCCGGGAGGAGACGAGGAGCAGGGAAAGAAGAGCAAGAACG ACGACTTCCACCCCTGCGAAGGCTCCGCCTCTTCCTCCGCGACGTcgtcggcggcggcggcgggcccGGGGCGCATGCGCTGCGTCATCTGCCACCGCGGGTTCAACTCCCGCAGCAACCTGCGCTCGCACATGCGCATCCACACGCTGGACAAGCCCTTCGTGTGCCGCTTCTGCAACCGCCGCTTCAGCCAGTCGTCCACGCTGCGTAACCACGTGCGCCTGCACACGGGCGAGCGCCCGTACAAGTGCCACGTGTGCCAGTCGGCCTACTCGCAGCTGGCGGGCCTGCGGGCCCACCAGAAGAGCGCCAGGCACCGGCCCGCCGCCGTGGCCTCCGCCAGGgcgctggtggtggtggggggggcgtGCGGCGTGCACGAGGAccgctccccccctcccccgcctccTCACCCGCCCCAGCTGGTGGCCGTGTCCCATCCCGCCTCGCTGGTGCACCACATCCCCGCCATGGTGCTGTGA
- the LOC131128764 gene encoding far upstream element-binding protein 3-like, whose protein sequence is MMAELVQGQASISQPGLKSDGLADVLQRARQMVGKMGGEGVTHINSSAGSGEASSLYFAGQKRAGEDAGNQLAAVGHQRVMTEDYKVPDRMVGFIIGRGGEQITRIQLESGCKIQIAADSGGLMERPCSLTGTPESIEQAKRLLVQIVERCRNGPGFHGDGEGGALVQEMLIPASKVGLVIGRGGETIKQLQERAGVKMMMIQDGPMPTGADKPLRISGDPYKVQAAKEMVLEVIRDKDADFRSGRSDFSARLGGTNLDVPVPRFAVGIVIGRNGEMIKKIQNDAGVRIQFKADDGISPERVAMVMGQPERCQHAVHLINELIHTAQERDGFGSALRSSRVRGRGDWAVGSPGPLQEVTYTIPADKCGLVIGKGGETIKSINQQSGAHVELQRNPPPSTDPNTRVFTIRGSAQQMEHARQLIDDKIGGSGIMSNGGFGFSPFTQGPAHQNCGGTQTFLTGVWGNTYQTGWQNPGQQDPGQQSQPGNVMSDYSKAWEDYYKKQTQSSQQSSLPDYTAALAEYYRQQPYLWNPAQIQDH, encoded by the exons ATGATGGCGGAGCTGGTGCAGGGACAGGCCTCGATCAGCCAGCCGGGGCTCAAGTCAGACGGCCTGGCCGACGTCTTACAGAGGGCCCGGCAG ATGGTGGGCAAGATGGGCGGCGAGGGCGTGACGCACATCAACAGCTCGGCGGGAAGCGGCGAGGCGTCCTCGCTCTACTTTGCCGGACAGAAGCGAGCCGGGGAGGACGCGG gtaatCAGCTGGCAGCTGTGGGCCACCAACg ggTGATGACAGAAGATTACAAAGTTCCTGACAGGATGGTGGGCTTCA ttatTGGCCGAGGCGGAGAACAAATCACCAGGATCCAGTTAGAATCAGGATGTAAGATCCAGATCGCGGCTG acagtGGCGGTCTGATGGAGCGTCCGTGTTCCCTGACTGGGACCCCAGAGAGCATCGA ACAGGCAAAGCGGCTGCTGGTCCAGATTGTGGAGCGGTGTAGGAACGGTCCAGGTTTCCACGGTGACGGTGAGGGCGGGGCCTTGGTGCAGGAAATGCTGATCCCGGCCAGCAAGGTGGGCCTGGTGATTGGTCGAGGAGGAGAGACCATCAAACAGCTGCAG GAGCGTGCAGGAGTCAAGATGATGATGATCCAAGATGGCCCCATGCCAACGGGAGCCGACAAGCCACTGCGCATCTCCGGGGACCCGTACAAAGTTCAG GCGGCCAAGGAGATGGTGTTGGAGGTCATCCGGGATAAGGACGCAGACTTCCGGTCAGGACGCAGCGACTTCTCCGCCCGGCTGGGAGGAACCAACTTGGAT GTTCCCGTTCCCAGGTTTGCGGTCGGCATTGTCATTGGTCGCAACGGGGAAATGATCAAGAAGATCCAGAATGACGCCGGAGTTCGGATCCAGTTTAAAGCAG ATGATGGCATCAGTCCGGAgcgtgttgccatggtgatgggTCAGCCAGAGCGTTGTCAACATGCAGTACACCTCATCAACGAGCTCATCCACACCGCACAG GAGCGTGATGGATTTGGCTCCGCGCTGAGGAGTAGCAGGGTCAGAGGTCGTGGGGATTGGGCGGTGGGATCCCCCGGCCCGctgcaggaagtgacctacaCCATTCCCGCCGACAAGTGCGGCCTGGTCATCGGCAAAG GTGGAGAAACCATCAAAAGCATCAACCAGCAGTCTGGCGCCCACGTGGAACTGCAGAGGAACCCGCCCCCTTCCACCGACCCCAACACACGTGTCTTCACCATCAGAGGCTCCGCCCAGCAGATGGAGCATGCTCGCCAGCTCATCGACGACAAGATCGGG GGTTCCGGCATCATGAGTAACGGAGGTTTCGGCTTCAGTCCCTTCACTCAGGGCCCCGCCCACCAGAA ctgcGGGGGCACTCAGACCTTCCTCACGGGGGTCTGGGGCAACACGTACCAGACTGGCTGGCAGAACCCAGGACAGCAAGACCCCG ggcaGCAGAGCCAACCTGGGAACGTAATGAGCGACTACAGTAAAGCATGGGAGGACTACTACAAGAAACAAA ctCAGTCATCCCAGCAGAGCTCGCTGCCTGACTACACAGCAGCGCTAGCAGAGTACTACCGACAACAGCCGTACCTGTGGAACCCCGCCCAGATTCAG GATCACTAG
- the ciz1b gene encoding cdkn1a interacting zinc finger protein 1b isoform X2, producing MGKKTNRGEEAAGPTNGGEPSGSRDQAGSERASADGLRPSGHQGAAEVCAANRTAELHTAGSLKVTIQQSSDCREVARGAKMDDRLLCHVCGVTCSSLQVFEVHMTGPDHMTKVKAMTRSISVGAHTILARRRRWCDTCQTNFTGDIVLHRRSGPHKACKRDSRPFCAACTRHFKSPRKLVEHMKSAKHKRQAHQEEELITVDAIGCFEEEVKQEANVEVM from the exons ATGggcaagaaaacaaacag AGGCGAGGAGGCTGCGGGGCCAACCAATGGAGGCGAGCCCTCTGGGTCACGTGACCAAGCAGGAAGCGAACGTGCCTCTGCGG ATGGACTTCGCCCTTccggccaccagggggcagcagagGTCTGCGCCGCCAACAGGACCGCCGAG CTCCACACGGCGGGGTCACTAAAGGTCACCATCCAGCAGAGCAGCGACTGTCGGGAGGTCGCACGCGGGGCCAAAATGGACGACAGGCTCCTCTGTCACGTGTGCGGTGTCACCTGTTCCTCGCTGCAG GTGTTTGAGGTGCACATGACGGGACCAGATCACATGACCAAAGTGAAGGCCATGACGCGCTCCATCAGTGTCGGCGCACACACCATCCTGGCAAG GAGGCGTCGCTGGTGCGACACGTGTCAGACCAACTTCACCGGCGACATCGTCCTCCACCGACGCAGCGGACCACACAAG gcgtgTAAGCGGGACTCGCGGCCCTTCTGTGCGGCGTGCACGCGCCACTTCAAGTCCCCCAGGAAGTTGGTGGAGCACATGAAGTCTGCAAAGCACAAACGTCAG GCGCACCAGGAGGAGGAGCTCATTACTGTGGACGCCATCGGCTGCTTCGAGGAGGAAGTGAAGCAGGAAGCCAACGTGGAAGTCATGTGA
- the prdm12b gene encoding PR domain zinc finger protein 12b isoform X3: protein MGSVLLGSPGPGPAKAPCARPHLADIITSDVVHSFLYGRWRRVHGEHQQLTHEDRAAAGTSPKTAFTAEVLAQSFSGEVHKLSSLVLPSEVIIAQSSVPGEGLGIFSKTWIKAGTEMGPFTGRLVSPDHVDVYKNNSLMWEVFDEDGGVRFFVDASQEEHRSWMTYIKCARNEHEQNLEVVQMGSAIFYKAVETIPPDQELLVWYGNSHNTFLGIPGIPGGDEEQGKKSKNDDFHPCEGSASSSATSSAAAAGPGRMRCVICHRGFNSRSNLRSHMRIHTLDKPFVCRFCNRRFSQSSTLRNHVRLHTGERPYKCHVCQSAYSQLAGLRAHQKSARHRPAAVASARALDRSPPPPPPHPPQLVAVSHPASLVHHIPAMVL, encoded by the exons atgGGTTCGGTCCTCCTGGGTTCTCCCGGTCCGGGCCCGGCCAAGGCTCCGTGCGCGAGGCCTCACCTGGCGGACATCATCACCTCCGACGTCGTGCACAGCTTCCTGTACGGACGCTGGAGGCGCGTGCACGGCGAGCACCAGCAGCTCACGCACGAGGACCGCGCCGCCGCCGGCACGAGCCCCAAGACGGCTTTCACCGCCGAGGTCCTGGCCCAGTCCTTCTCCGGAG aaGTCCACAAGCTGTCCAGTCTGGTTCTTCCCAGCGAGGTGATCATCGCTCAAAGCTCCGTTCCAG GGGAAGGTCTAGGGATCTTCTCCAAGACCTGGATCAAGGCGGGAACCGAGATGGGTCCTTTCACGGGCCGCCTGGTGTCTCCCGACCACGTGGACGTGTACAAGAACAACAGCCTCATGTGGGAG GTGTTCGACGAGGACGGCGGGGTGCGGTTCTTCGTGGACGCCAGCCAGGAGGAGCACCGCAGCTGGATGACGTACATCAAGTGCGCGCGCAACGAGCACGAGCAGAACCTGGAGGTGGTCCAGATGGGCAGCGCCATCTTCTACAAGGCCGTGGAG ACCATCCCCCCGGACCAGGAGCTGCTGGTCTGGTACGGGAACTCCCACAACACCTTCCTGGGGATCCCCGGCATCCCGGGAGGAGACGAGGAGCAGGGAAAGAAGAGCAAGAACG ACGACTTCCACCCCTGCGAAGGCTCCGCCTCTTCCTCCGCGACGTcgtcggcggcggcggcgggcccGGGGCGCATGCGCTGCGTCATCTGCCACCGCGGGTTCAACTCCCGCAGCAACCTGCGCTCGCACATGCGCATCCACACGCTGGACAAGCCCTTCGTGTGCCGCTTCTGCAACCGCCGCTTCAGCCAGTCGTCCACGCTGCGTAACCACGTGCGCCTGCACACGGGCGAGCGCCCGTACAAGTGCCACGTGTGCCAGTCGGCCTACTCGCAGCTGGCGGGCCTGCGGGCCCACCAGAAGAGCGCCAGGCACCGGCCCGCCGCCGTGGCCTCCGCCAGGgcgctg GAccgctccccccctcccccgcctccTCACCCGCCCCAGCTGGTGGCCGTGTCCCATCCCGCCTCGCTGGTGCACCACATCCCCGCCATGGTGCTGTGA
- the ciz1b gene encoding cdkn1a interacting zinc finger protein 1b isoform X1 gives MGKKTNRGEEAAGPTNGGEPSGSRDQAGSERASADGLRPSGHQGAAEVCAANRTAELHTAGSLKVTIQQSSDCREVARGAKMDDRLLCHVCGVTCSSLQVFEVHMTGPDHMTKVKAMTRSISVGAHTILARRRRWCDTCQTNFTGDIVLHRRSGPHKACKRDSRPFCAACTRHFKSPRKLVEHMKSAKHKRAPGGGAHYCGRHRLLRGGSEAGSQRGSHVTGRVAHPVLGRPASSLPLSHVTCVDGQG, from the exons ATGggcaagaaaacaaacag AGGCGAGGAGGCTGCGGGGCCAACCAATGGAGGCGAGCCCTCTGGGTCACGTGACCAAGCAGGAAGCGAACGTGCCTCTGCGG ATGGACTTCGCCCTTccggccaccagggggcagcagagGTCTGCGCCGCCAACAGGACCGCCGAG CTCCACACGGCGGGGTCACTAAAGGTCACCATCCAGCAGAGCAGCGACTGTCGGGAGGTCGCACGCGGGGCCAAAATGGACGACAGGCTCCTCTGTCACGTGTGCGGTGTCACCTGTTCCTCGCTGCAG GTGTTTGAGGTGCACATGACGGGACCAGATCACATGACCAAAGTGAAGGCCATGACGCGCTCCATCAGTGTCGGCGCACACACCATCCTGGCAAG GAGGCGTCGCTGGTGCGACACGTGTCAGACCAACTTCACCGGCGACATCGTCCTCCACCGACGCAGCGGACCACACAAG gcgtgTAAGCGGGACTCGCGGCCCTTCTGTGCGGCGTGCACGCGCCACTTCAAGTCCCCCAGGAAGTTGGTGGAGCACATGAAGTCTGCAAAGCACAAAC GCGCACCAGGAGGAGGAGCTCATTACTGTGGACGCCATCGGCTGCTTCGAGGAGGAAGTGAAGCAGGAAGCCAACGTGGAAGTCATGTGACTGGCAGAGTGGCGCACCCTGTGCTGGGACGGCCCGCCTCCTCCCTGCCGctgagtcatgtgacctgtgtCGATGGCCAGGGCTGA